The genomic segment TGAGCCCACTTCGCATTCTCAAACATCGCGATATCATGCTTCAAAAAGAATTCAGATGGATTCTCCGAGAAGTTGAAAAACATGCCAGTAAATTGCTCAATGACCTTGGCGTGTTGCTTAATCCTTGCAAACTCCTTGGATTGGCCGTTCAGACTGCTTTTGTTTTGTTCCAATATTTCCGTGATTTCTTTCGCTTGCTCCTGATGTTTTTCCTGAATGGCCTGTGGCAAAGCTGAATAGGTTTCCAGGTCCTTCGTAACTTCGGCAAGTTCCTTCATTTTATTATTCACACGGGGCAGCAGGTCAGGCTTATATTTTTTTATATACTGTCTGATCTCATCGTATACATTTTCGCTGACATTTTGTACATCCATTCCGACCACCCGCAGTTTCTTTTCGTTCTCGGGATCGGCATTGTACTCACGCATCCATTCCAGCATGTCTACGATTTCTTTTGTTTGAAATATAGGCATTAGGAATTTACTCGGATTCCCTTCTCCTGTGAGAACGTAATGATCAAGTTTCAATGCGTTGCCCCAGTTTTCTTCTAATACAAGGGTGGTAAAGCCCATTTCCATGACGAGAAATTCAACAAACCGGTGTTTCATCGTATAAATTTCACGACTTCCATGATTTGCCTCACCTAAACCTACGATTGAAGCAGAACCGATCATTTGGCGCAGCGGTTCAATATCTTTAAGATCAGTCCCAGGCTCAGCGCTATTCAATTGAAAAGAGTTCAGCTCTAACCATTCTTTTGGACTTAGATGTTCTGCCTTCTTCCCTTGTTGTTCGCTGTCCATCTCGGTTAATGGAGCTGTATTCGTGCATCCTGTTATGAGTAGACCACAAATCGATACCGCGACGATGCTACTTCTGTAAAAGTTCATTTCTCTTTCCTCCTAAAAACTTCGTTGGCGCAAAGTATGGCATGGGTACTGCCTGTACAACAAGTAGCGTTTTGTCATAAGTTTGAGACGCCCTGTTACCAGCGGTTTCTCCCTGCCCCATATGACAATTTGTCATCAAAAAAAGCACCGGATCTTGAAGATCGGTACTTTTGAAATAGCATCCAATGTCATATGCTGCAATCGGGGGATAAGAATAAGCCATCCATCACACCCTACTGACAAAAGGAGTGGTGAATCATGGAGAAAAAGCGAGGTTCTGCCGAGCACGAGCCCACAGTAGCACCAAGCATGAACGGTCATGATCCTTTGGAAGAAAAAGCGACGGAAGAAGAAGTGGAAAAAGGGGATTACACAAAGGTAACGCGGCTGTTCCTGGATCGAACGCCGGAAGAGTAAAGACGGGATTTCTCCCGTCTTTTTGTCATCTATAGGATACTCTCGATTCTCGCCAGTTCAATTGCTTCTTCCCGGTTGCTGACACCGAGCTTCGAATAAAGGGTGGAACAGTAATTCCGTATCGTTCCCTCCGATAAATAGAGTTTGGTGGCAATCGATTTGTAGCGAAGCCCATCCGTTAAAAGCTGTAAAATCTCCCTTTCCCGTTTCGTCAATCCATACGGATCATTCGGGCTGTACTTCTCTAACTGCTCACGTTGGCGCTTCATCTCTTCGAATACGCGCGTGGCGATCGACTGATCAAGCCACGTTCCCCCGCTATAGATGAGCTTCATCGCTTCCATCATCTCTTTTGGACGAGTAGACTTCAGCATATATCCTTCCGCCCCATGCTCCAATGCTGTTGCTGCCTGTACGGAATCCCCAAACGTTGTCATGATCACAACCTTCATGTTCGGCCAACGTTTTTTCATTTGAAGGAAGGCCTCCAGTCCGTTCATCCCTTGCATCTGCACGTCCATTAACACGATATCCGGCTGGTGTCGCTCACACTGTTCTAAAGCTTCTTGCCCGTCACTAGCTGTTCCCACAACGATAAAGTTGTCCTGCTGGCTTAAGATTTGCTGCAAGCTGTCGGCAATCATTACCTGATCGTCAACAATAAGCAGGCGGATACTTCCCTGTCCAGCCTCTACCTGTAAAGGAACATTACAAATGACAACAGTTCCTTGCCCTGATTGCGAATGAACAGACAGCGTACCTTGCTGTTGCTCAAGCCTTTCCTTCATTCCCTTTAGTCCTAAGCCGAACTCGATGGATTCTATTCCGTTGCCATTATCTTCGATTTGTAAACGGAGTTGCTGACTTTCGAAATACAGATCAACAGATATCACACTTGCTTGGCCGTGACGAACCGCATTTGTAAGCGATTCTTGCAGGCAACGATATAAACAAATGCTCATTTTTTGCATAACAAGCGTCTCACTGCCGATCACACGGAAGTTGACCGTTACACCTGTTGCCTTCATAAATTCTTCCGTCAGTTCCAGTAGGGCCTCACTTAACGACTGGTTGAACCGAGCATGAGAGAGCTGATGCAAATGCTTTCTGATATCATCCAGGCTGCCTTGTGCTATTGAGACAAGTTTATCGACTCGTTCGATCTGTGAATCAGGAACCGAGGATCGGAGTGATTCAACGCCCACAAGCAAAGAGGTTAACGAATGCCCAATCGTGTCATGCAACTCATGTGACAGCCGATTACGTTCCTCGATCAGTGTAAGCTCTTCGATTTGCTTAATATGCTGCTCCAGTAATTGCTTCTGTTCTTGAATGATTCGAGCTTGCTTATGAGACTCAATTAATATGCTAAACGCCATACCAATCGCAAAACCAAAGCTGCAACTAAACATGAACTCGTACGGGAGACGATTGGTAATCAACCCGTTCAAAGCCGGAAAAATAATCCCACTAGAGATTCCCGTCCACATATACGTTCTGCGACTACTGGCCACACCAATAATGATCACCAGTAAAACGAAAGACCAAATCAATCCAGGCGCTACATAGGCCACAAATAGATAAAAAAAGCCTGTCATTACGACTTCAACAGCCAGATACCCATTTTCTTTTTTATATGGAATGATCAATGGAATGGCATAAACCAAAAAGGCAATCAGGATGATGACTCCGAACGGAACGGCTACCATTGCCGGATACATAACATCTGCTATGACGATGATACCTAGCCAAATCGTTCGCAAGGCAAAAATCACCCAATTGTACCAGAACCATTTTTTTATCATGGATAACATTTGTCATGTACTCCTGCTCGTTTGAATGGTAAGGAATTTCCCGAATGTTTCTGACTCATCATGCATCATTATTTCCCGATTCGTCAAGCAGAATGAGCAGTGTCATATAGCTCCTATGACATTCTATCATGCCGCAAATATGATGGGTCGGCACGATGTCATACATAGATAGAACGGTATTGTCACTATGTGATTTTACAGCCTAGAGAATAAGGTAAATGCGTGAGACAACACACTTCAACTTAAGAGGAGCGAAAAGAAATGAAACCATTCCACATGCAAAAAGGAGCGTCACTGACTTTATCTGCCTTATTGATAGGAACGCTGATACTTCCTACCTACGGTTGTGCGGAAGCGGGTGTGAACCAGACAATCACGCAACAACAGAAAACAGATCATGCCAAAACGAAAGAAGCGATTGATAAAGCTGCTGCCAGCGAAAACATTCCAGGCGTCATCTTTGCAGTAATGAAGGGAACGGATTTCTGGTCGTATGCTTCCGGCGAAGCGAATATCGAAAGCAAGAAACCGATGGAAGCTGACTATTCCTTTCGAATCGGGAGTATAACGAAAACATTCGTCGGTGTAGTTGCTCTGCAACTAGCTGGGGAAAAGAAGCTAAGCCTCGATGACTCGTTGGAAAAATGGCTACCAGGTGTCGTGCAAGGAAACGGATATGACGGTAACAAAATTACGATTCGTCAGTTATTAAATCATACGAGTGGAGTTGCAGACTACTTAGATGCTGAACTTAGGCAAAGTTTACTCCAGAACTCCACTCAAACGTTTACAGCCGAACAACTCGTTTCTCGTGCATTAAAGCAAAAACCGACCACGGGTGGATATTCGAATACCAATACAGTGCTGATGAAACTCATTATCCAAAAGGTCACAGGAGAAACGTACGCAGAGCAAATCAAGAAACGAATCATGGAGCCGCTTCAACTAAAAGAAACGCTTTTACCGGAAAACTCACAATCCATTCCGGAAAACAGTCCGAATGGATACTTTAACAATGCCGATACATTAATGGATATGACGGATCTTAACCCTTCGTTTGCAGACGCAGCAGGGGGGATGATCTCGACTGCGAAAGATTTAACAACGTTCTTCAGTGCTTTATTGGGCGGAAAATTGTTAACCCCTGAGATTCAGAAAGAAATGATGACCACTGTTGCTACTCCACACGGGAAGTTCGGACTCGGTATTCAGGAAGTAACATTGCCGAATGGCACTACCATATGGGGTCATCAAGGCGGCATTCCTGGATTCACCAACTTCGCAGGTGGAACAAAAGACGGCGAGCATGTGATCGCGATGAGTATCAACGTATTAGAAGGTGCTGTTCCTCATATGGAGAACATCCAGATGACTGAATTCTCGGGACAAGCCAAGCAACCATCCACCCCGGATCAAGCGGCTCAAAAACATGGGGAAGAAGTGAAACACTTCATTGATGAGAAAGCAAAAAGCGAGGAAATCCCTGGCATAGTGGCTGCTGGGTTAAGAGACGGAGAATACTGGTCTTATGCAGCGGGTGTAGCCAACCTCGATCATAAAAATCCGATGGAGCCAGACTTTACTTTCCGCATTGGCAGTGTCACAAAGGCGTTTGTTGCTACCCTTGTCTTACAGTTGGCTCAGGAGAAAAAGCTGAATCTGGATGATTCGGTAGAAAAATGGCTCCCAGGTGTGGTAAAGGGCAATGGGTATGACGGCAACAAAATCACGATTCGTCAGTTATTGAACCAAACAAGCGGGATTGCAAGCTATACGAGTACAGACATGCGGTACGCTACCTCATTCCCTCAATATACCGTTGATGACCTTGTACGTATGGGACTGGCAAAGCCGCCAGTATTTCAACCGGGAGCAGGCTGGGATTATTCGAATACAAATACCGTGCTAGCTGGTCTTGTTATTCAGAAGGTGACAGGAGAAACGTACGATGTGCAGATGAAGAAACGCATCCTCGACCCGCTTCAGATGACAGATACATCCTTTAGTGGCAGTAATCCAAAAATCCCGGGCCAGCATGCAACAGGCTATAACATGAATCAGGCAGGGAAGCTGTATGATTTCACAGAGTATAATCCTTCATGGGCGAATGCTGCGGGGGAAATGATCTCGACGGGCAAAGATTTGACCACCTTTTTCAGTGCGCTTTTGGGTGGAAAACTATTAAATGACGAGATGATGAAACAAATGACAACAGGTGTGGACTCACCTTTTGGCAAATATGGACTTGGACTTTATGAGGTGACACTGCCGAATGGAAAGACCTATTGGGGACATGGCGGCGGCATTCATGGGTTTGAAACGTTAGCGGGTGGTACCTTAGGCGGGAAGGATATTTTGGTAACGAACATCAATGCGGTCGGCCCAGAACCTGTCATCGCTAATAATGCCATTTTCGAAAAGGAATTTAGCCGTTGAGTTAAAAAGGAAAAATGATAGAAGGCTTTTGCTTTGGGAACTCCAAGGGCATTAAGCCTTTTTCCTTTTCATCTTTTATCTATAAATTTATTTATGGATATGCCAATAAAACATAATTTGTTTTATTGGCAACTCGACCCTAGAATAGCATCTGTACCCCCCATCAAAAAATACAGGAGGCAATATAGATGGCAAAACAAATCTTGATGGTAGTCACCAATCATACAGATATGCAGGAAGGCAAAAAGACAGGAATCTGGCTGTCCGAATTTGCGGAAGCTTATCTGGCCTTCGAAAACAAAGGCTATGAAATCACCGTAGCAAGTCCATTGGGCGGAGTTGGTCCGATTGACCCTGGCAGCGTGGACGACCAAACACCGCAAGAAATCTTGGACGCCGCCAAGCATCTGGAAAACACCAAAAAGCTGGATGACGTAACAGCGGACGGCTTCGAGACCATTTTCCTCCCAGGTGGTCATGGCACGATGTTTGACCTGCCAGATAACCAAAAGCTCCAGCAATTACTGCGAGATTTTTATGAAGCAGGAAAAATCGTAGCGGCTGTTTGCCACGGTCCTGCCGGGCTCGTGGGTGCGACCTTGTCCGATGGCCAGCCGCTAGTCGCAGGCAAGCGCGTGAATGCTTTCACAGACAGAGAAGAAGCAGCGACAGGCTTGGGGTCCTACCTGCCTTTCCTTCTGGAGAGCAGAATCCGTGATCTCGGTGCCATTTTTGTGGCGGCACCAAACTGGAGCACACATGTAGAAGTCGACGGCAACCTGATTACCGGACAAAATCCTCAATCTACGCTCGCTGTCACAGAAGCAGTAATAAGCAAGTTAGGGGAATAATACACGTGAGGCTGATAGACGAAACACATATCAGCCTTTTCTTTAAACGAAAGGAGGGCTACTTACCGTGGCAACAGAAAATATGACCCGTCACTATGAACAGGCACAGGCCACTCGCAAAGGATCGACTCTCGCCTTGTACGCTCTGACACTCGGAGCATTTGCGATCGGGATGACAGAGTTCATCATTATGGGGCTACTCTCTGAGGTAGCCACCAGTCTGAACGTTTCCATCCCGATGGCTGGATTCCTGATTACCGGTTATGCATTGGGTGTCGCTATCGGCGCTCCCATCATCACGCTGGCTACCCACAGAATGCCGCGAAAAGCACTTTTGCTGTTTCTTATGATTTTATTTATCGCGGGAAATGCGCTAGCCGCTCTCGCACCGAACTATACGGTTTTGATGCTGGCTCGCATCCTGGCTGCTCTTACCCACGGGTCGTTCTTCGGAGTAGGTTCGGTCATTGCCGCTGAGCTGGTTCCCAAGGAAAAACGCGCGGGTGCCATCGCGATCATGTTTACCGGACTGACACTGGCCAATATTTTGGGTGTACCGATTGGAACGTTTCTAGGGCAAGCCTACGGCTGGCGCTCTACCTTCTGGGCGATCACGATGATTGGGATCATTGCCTTGATCGGAATTGTCATGCTCGTCCCGAAGGTCGCCAACGCAACATCCAGTCTGCGTCAGGAGCTCGGCGTGCTCAAACGCCCAGCGGTTCATATCGCGCTTATGATGACCGTATTCGGATTTGGTGGCGTATTTACTGCGTTTACGTACATTTCGCCAATCCTGGTGGATATCACGGGCTTCTCACCCAGCTCTGTTTCGTACATCCTCGTCTTATTCGGCGTAGGAATTACCATCGGGAATATTTACGGTGGAAAACTGGCAGACCGCAAGCTGTTTCCTTCCCTGCTCGGAATACTTGTCTTACTGGCGCTCGTTCTCGCTGTGTTCAGCTTTACCGATCAAAATAAGCTGCTCACCTTGATAACGGTATTTATTTTAGGGATTGCCGCATTTGGTACGGTTCCTGGCTTGCAGCTCCACATGCTGAACACAGCCAAGGAAGCTCCTACGCTCGCTTCGACACTGAACATCGCGGCCTTCAACCTGGGAAATGCGCTTGGTGCCTATATTGGGGGCGTTGTTATCGATCTTAACTTTGCAGGAGGTCTCCCTGCCGTTCCTTGGGTCGCTTCGCTCGTGACGGTCATCGGAATTTTGTTTACGATATGGGGAGCACAGCACCAGAAACGTCTCAGTTAAGAAAGGATAGCCAATATGGTGGACTTTGAATGGTACCGAAGCTTTATCAGCATCTATAAGCATAGCTCCGTATCGGAAGCTGCCAGAACGAGAATGATGACCCAACCAGCCATGAGCCAGCATCTGGCCTCCTTAGAGGCAGAGGTAGGTGAGCCATTATTTACACGAGCTCCCCGAAAAATGATTCCTACCGAGAGAGGCAAAGCGCTCTATACACAGGTGGTTCCGCTCATCGAAGCTTTGGAAGAAACCACGCAGACCCTCAATACGAACGCGGCTACATCTTTACCCGTGATTCGAATCGGGTCAGCGCATGAGTTTTTCCGTGAGAAATTAGCTCCGTATATCGGAAGCTATCAAATGCGCGTCATCGCCTATCTCGGTGTCGCTTCCAAGATACTCGAATTCCTGCTGGAGGAAAAAGTAGACCTCATCGTCATGTCGCAAAAGCTTTCCGCGCCAGGCGTCGAATATATTCCCTACATGCAAGAGGAATTTGCTTTGGTGGCACCTCCCGATTACAGGGAACCAACGTTTGACGACAAGGAGTCTTTTGAAGCGTGGCTATGCTCCCAGCCGTGGATCAGCTATGACTTGGATTTGCCGATCATCCGCCGTTTTTGGCGCGAACATTTCCAGAAGCGTCCACAAACGCATCCGACACACGTCGTACCGGATTTGCACAGTGTGCTGAAGGCTATTGAGCATGGCGCTGGCATCAGCCTGTTGCCAACGTTCATGCTGGATGATCATTTGTCCAGAAACAAAGTAAAGATCATGTACCCGTCCTGTACTGTTTATAACGATTTGTATCTGGCCTACCAGGTGAAAAACCGGAATCTGCCTCATCTGAAGACATTGATTGAAACGCTGAAAAAGGCGGTATGACAATGGTAGATAAAGATAACGCCGCTCCTGGCAAATGGAGCGGCGCAATTTTTAAACAGTTTAATGCTGTACGATCTCGTTTAACCATGATCTAAGATTTTCTTGCATATCTGGGTATGTTCCATCTTTATTTTTCCTCAATGTTACCCACTGTAAATGATGAGGGAGATTGCATATTTTTAATCGGAGCTCATTCAACTCTCCCGTATGATCCTCTAATAGTAGCAACCGTTCACCCTCTACTGTTTCCTTTCCAAACGCTTCATATTTTACTTCATTGATTTTTGTAGTGGTATGCCAGTGCGTGTATGTGCACCAACGGAAATTTCCTGGTAGTCCATGCAATTTCATATTCAATTCTTCCATATCTTCTCTTTTTACATATGATCCGATTATTTCAGAATCTAATTCGATTCTCGGATCAAACTCTTTACAATCAATGATAATCTCATAATCTGCATTTTTTTCATTATGATAGTGAAATAGGATTTCTCTTATGTTGTTTAAGGCAATTTCCTTCCCGAAGTAAATTCCTGATTTTTTCTCCATAAATGATCCCCTATTTTATAAATAGTTTCCCATATTTTAATACGACTGATGTAATACTTGGTCCTTTAGACTATCATTTATGGTATTGCTTTTTTATCAATTGAGTAGTAAAGTGATAATAAGCTCAGCGAAGGGAGGCAAACTAACATGCGTAATAACACCATAGGCTCATTAATCTGGTTACGCTTGATGCGGTTTACCACCCAAAGCAACCAGCTGTCAAATGAGTTTCTCAAACGCTTCGATTTAACAACAGCGCAATTCGATGTCCTGATGCAAATTAGCGTCTACCAGCCTCTTACCCAGTCGGAGTTAGCTGAGAAGGTAACCGTTACACAAGGTGGAATTTCTCGGATGCTCGTACGACTTGAAAAAGAGGGCTACATTGTACGCAAGCAAGATTGGAAAACGAAAACGATCAGCCTAACCAAAAAAGGGGAAGCCGTACTGGAACAAGCCTTTCCGGAACAACTAGCGTTTCAGTCGTCATTCTTCGATGAGGTACTGAGTGAAGAAGAACAAAAAACGCTTTACATCCTAATGACACGCGTTCATAAGAATAGCCAAAAAAAAGAATTACCGCCTGTGTAATTTTTTTTACACCATCACTTGATTAGTCAAGTTAAACAAGGAGGTCTACCATGTACACCATTCCAGGCCATCACCATGTATCTATGTTAACCAAACATGCTCCATCAAATAATCACTTTTACCAAAACGTATTGGGACTGCGCAGAGTGAAGAAAACCGTCAACCAGGACGATCCGTCGATGTATCACCTGTTTTACGGAGATTTGACAGGCAGTGCCGGAACAGAGTTGTCATTTTTTGAAATGCCGATGGTAGGAAAAACCGTACGCGGCACAAACGCCATCACTCGAATCGGACTGCTCGTTCCGTCACGGGAGAGCTTGACCTTTTGGAAAAAGCGCTTTGAGCAACTGAATGTTCACCATGGCGACATTACCCAGTACGCTGGCCGCGATGCCTTGCATTTCGAAGACCCGGAAGGCCTGCGAATGATCCTAATCAATAACAACGGCGAAGGAGTTCCGCCGAAATGGGCGCCGTGGGACGAATCCGTGGTCGAAGAAAAGCATCGCATTTTGGGAATCGGTACGGTTGAGATTACCGTCCGCTCCTTGGACAAATTAGCCAGCCTGTTGACAGACACGTTCGGCTATAGCGAAGTATCGCGCTCAGAACAAGAAGCCATTTATCAATCCGTCCCAGGAAAATCCTTCGGAGAAATTGTCATTAAGCAGGAAGAGGGAACCCCTGAAAAACCGGGTCGTGGAAGTGTTCATCACTTGGCGATTCGTGTGAGCAACGATGAGGAACTGCAATACTGGGATGACGCCGTTCGAAAACGCGGTTTCCGTTCAACAGGGATTGTGGATCGATTCTACTTCAAAAGCTTGTATTTCCGTGAGTCAAACGGCATTTTGTTCGAAATTGCAACAGACGGTCCTGGCTTCACAGCAGATTCATCCGTCGAGGAGCTCGGAAAAGCTTTGGACTTACCTCCATTCCTCGAAGAACGCCGCGCAGAAATTGAAGCGAAATTGACACCTATAGACTAAAAGGAGTGAATCAACATGGAACAATATCGTATCGACACCAAAAAGGGACTTGAATTCGGCTTATATTCGATTGGCGACCATGTCCCGAATCCACACACCGGCTCCAAGATTTCTCCTGAACAGCGCATTAAGGAATTAATCGAAGCAAGCAAGCTGGCAGATGAAGCAGGACTTGATGTATTCGCTGTCGGCGAAAGCCACCAGACGTATTTTACGACGCAGGCGCATACCGTCATTCTGGGTGCAATCGCGCAAGCTACGAAAAACATTAAAATCGCTAGCTCCGCCACTGTATTGAGCACATCTGATCCGGTCCGCGTGTATGAGGATTTCGCTACCTTGGATCTGATCTCCAATGGTCGGGCAGAAATTGTTGCCGGACGCGGTTCCCGAGTAGGAGCGTATAGCCTCCTCGGCTACGATGTGCGCGACTATGAGGAATTGTTTGAAGAGAAAATGGACCTTCTTCTCAAGCTAAACAACGAGGATCGTGTTACGTGGGAAGGGCAGTTCCGTGCACCACTACAAAATGCAACAATCCTGCCGCAGCCATTACAAGGACGTCTTCCCATCTGGCGTGCCGTAGGGGGACCACCTGCAAGCGCGATTAAAGCCGGTCAAGCTGGCGTGCCTATGATGCTAACCACACTCGGAGGTCCAGCCATCAACTTCAAAGGCTCTGTCGATGCTTACCGGGAGGCTGCGAAGCAAAATGGTTTTGACCCAGCGACCTTGCCAGTAGCGACAACGAGTTTGTTTTATACAGCCGACAAAACTTCAGATGCGCTTCGCGAGTTCTATCCGCATCTAAATGGTGGGTTTATCGCCTTGCGTGGCGGTGGCTATCCGAAGCAACAGTTTGCGCAAGCGGTCGATTATCGAGATGCGTTAATGATTGGCAGCCCTGACGTCATCATCGAAAAAATGCTCTACCAATACGAAATGTACGGACAACAACGCTTCATGGCGCAAATCGATTTTGGCGGGGTGCCATTTGATAAAATTGCGAAAAACATTGAACTGATCGCAACGAAAATCTTGCCAGAAGTGAAAAAGCATACAACCAAATCGTAACAAAAAGGAATGGCACCTATGAAAATCGTCGTATTAGTGACGGTTATCTCAAATTAAAGATACTCTATACAATGCAGTTCTGTTGTTAATGCGGCCTGCTGACCGAAAGCTTCCAAGACGCGGATCTTCTTCTCACAAGAAAAGAAGGTCTGCGTCTTTTTTATTTTTCCATCATAGTTAAAATTATCCTCAGTAGATTATAATCATGAAACAGCAGATGAATCACACGTAAAAGGTGGCGTGACGACTTGTGAATATTTGGAGGATACTGGACATTGATCCTACCGAAGATATTTCGACGATTAAAAAAGCCTACGCGAAAAAGCTGAAGCTGCATCACCCGGAAGATGATCCGGAGGGCTACCAGCAACTGCGAGAAGCATACGATATGGCCATTAAAATGGCGAAGAAGGGCCAGAGAAAACCAAAGGCAGAAGTGACATCCATAGCCGATGCAGAAACCCCTATACAACTGGAAGAGGATACTCCCATCCTCACTGTTCATCGTCGGCTGTCCTTTCAACATATTGACACCGCACCAGATCGCAATGATCCAGTTGTACAGATAGACACTTTTATGGAGCAAGTAAAAGCTTTGTACGACGATTTCCCTTCCAGAATCAATCCTGAAAATTGGACAAAGCTGCTCCGTTCTGACTTAGTATGGAATATACATCTGAGAAGAATCGTCAGTGATCGCCTGTTTCACTTTCTGCACGAGCACCATCATTTGCCCAAAAGCGTCTGGTTAAT from the Brevibacillus brevis genome contains:
- a CDS encoding ring-cleaving dioxygenase; the encoded protein is MYTIPGHHHVSMLTKHAPSNNHFYQNVLGLRRVKKTVNQDDPSMYHLFYGDLTGSAGTELSFFEMPMVGKTVRGTNAITRIGLLVPSRESLTFWKKRFEQLNVHHGDITQYAGRDALHFEDPEGLRMILINNNGEGVPPKWAPWDESVVEEKHRILGIGTVEITVRSLDKLASLLTDTFGYSEVSRSEQEAIYQSVPGKSFGEIVIKQEEGTPEKPGRGSVHHLAIRVSNDEELQYWDDAVRKRGFRSTGIVDRFYFKSLYFRESNGILFEIATDGPGFTADSSVEELGKALDLPPFLEERRAEIEAKLTPID
- a CDS encoding LLM class flavin-dependent oxidoreductase, with product MEQYRIDTKKGLEFGLYSIGDHVPNPHTGSKISPEQRIKELIEASKLADEAGLDVFAVGESHQTYFTTQAHTVILGAIAQATKNIKIASSATVLSTSDPVRVYEDFATLDLISNGRAEIVAGRGSRVGAYSLLGYDVRDYEELFEEKMDLLLKLNNEDRVTWEGQFRAPLQNATILPQPLQGRLPIWRAVGGPPASAIKAGQAGVPMMLTTLGGPAINFKGSVDAYREAAKQNGFDPATLPVATTSLFYTADKTSDALREFYPHLNGGFIALRGGGYPKQQFAQAVDYRDALMIGSPDVIIEKMLYQYEMYGQQRFMAQIDFGGVPFDKIAKNIELIATKILPEVKKHTTKS